From Mobula birostris isolate sMobBir1 chromosome 8, sMobBir1.hap1, whole genome shotgun sequence, the proteins below share one genomic window:
- the rd3 gene encoding protein RD3, which translates to MSISSWFKWNEPYHRFPQRNPTEMVMETLMMELSWQIKQAEKMQREREDEYRRIKTGVDYSWLVSHPQHSYDLTPGERLEFEEACSKIHPSYCGPVVLRFRQLIEDYEPEVQEVVQLFRFVLQDAIGRMKEDQETRNLTRQWSKKRTVSMMAFKSRVRIYPFSSNIKTVSEDVEQSFISARRVWSMPEFKTIKDF; encoded by the exons ATGTCAATATCTTCATGGTTTAAGTGGAATGAGCCCTATCACAGATTCCCGCAGAGGAACCCTACAGAGATGGTCATGGAGACCCTCATGATGGAGCTTAGCTGGCAAATAAAACAAGCTGAGAAGATGCAAAGGGAGCGAGAGGATGAGTATAGAAGAATAAAAACAGGTGTGGACTACAGTTGGCTGGTCAGCCATCCTCAACACAGCTATGATTTGACTCCTGGGGAGAGACTAGAGTTTGAAGAAGCATGTTCCAAAATCCACCCTTCTTATTGTGGACCAGTGGTACTTAG ATTTCGGCAATTGATTGAGGATTATGAACCAGAGGTGCAGGAGGTGGTGCAGTTATTCCGATTCGTTCTTCAGGATGCCATAGGGAGAATGAAGGAAGATCAAGAAACAAGGAACCTGACTAGGCAATGGAGCAAGAAGCGGACAGTGAGCATGATGGCGTTTAAATCTCGAGTAAGGATCTATCCCTTCAGCAGTAATATTAAGACAGTTTCAGAGGATGTGGAGCAAAGCTTCATATCAGCCAGACGAGTGTGGAGCATGCCAGAGTTCAAGACCATTAAAGACTTCTAA